In Syntrophobacterales bacterium, the genomic window TCAAACCGATCTTCAGACGGGTGCGACGGGGAAGCTTGGGGAATCCCTCTTCCGCAAGAACCCTCTCCACCGTTCTGACGGAGATGTCCACCCCGTCTTCGGAAAGCAGTTGGGCGATCTCTCCCGCCGAGAGTTCTTTCTCCCGCCAGGAGCTGATCTTCCGACGGGTCTCGGCGGTCACCCTGTAACGAGAGGTACCTCCTTCCGGAACAGGTTCGGAAAAATCGAACTTGCCGGTGGTAAACTGATGTCTCAACAGGCGAACATATCCAGCGGAGTATCCGAAGTGTTCCGCCACGGCTTCCGCCGGCAGACGGTCCACGAAGGAGGCCCGGAGGGCTTCGTACCGTTTCTGCCATTCATGGATCGGCCTTGTGAAGTAGGTGGCGTCGCGCATGGAAATGTTATATAGAATGACGGTTAGGATGTCAAGAAATATTTTGTTAAAATACAATATGGTTACGAAGGCAGCGATCGCGGCCCGACGGGGCGACGGAAAGTATTTCTCTGTATTTATAACTACTTTAGCATTCATGGACGTCAAATGACCTTGAAGATGCTTTCGATAATTTTAAATTCTGACGGCGGCAGATCTCTTAGCAAACCGTCATTCGATATAACATTTCCAGGGACTGTCAAAATCAAGATGAGCTGTAACATGCTTTCTTTATTAGATTATTTTTAGCTGGCTCTATCAAGAGCCGACGAAAATGTTATGTCAAATCATTCCGCGAAAATCGGTGTTAAATCAAAAACCCTCTGCGACCTCACGCCCGAAGGCAAGGAAAACGTTTGACGCTTATCCGCAGCTCTAAATTTTTTTTCAGCTACGCAGGCTTGCCGGAAGGACACGTAAATCGCTATATCGGGAGGCGGCAGGCTCGGCCAGGAGGCCAAGGGAGCGACGGCAGTATCGGCGCAGCCGGTGTAAACAAGAAGGTGACGCACCCCGTCGCTGGAGCTGATGTTATTCTCTATGGCCAGTTCAACGGCGGCTTCAATCTCGCCGACCGCATAATTCCGGTAGAACATCAAAACGGCAATGAAATCCTTGATCCCTTTTGTCTCCCCCTGCGCAATGCAAAATCTCTCCAAAAGCGTGTTGAGGACCTGAGGCCAGCTCTTTCGCCATTGCCGAATGGGTCTTGCGCTGTTAAAAGCCATCGGTCGCTGCTGAATCAGTTCAAGATAATGATCCGGGTTGAGAATCCATTTATTGTTGCCGAATACCCGCTCATGGACGGCCAGTTTCTTCGTCCCGATGAAAATCTCCACACGATCCACGTAGAGTAGAACCTTAACCTTAAATCCCGCATACCGGCTCGGCACGGAATAGCGATTCTTATCCACGATGACCGTGGCATACTTGTCAACCCGGCCCCCGGCGGCTATTTGCACATTGCTGAAAGCAACCCCGGGAAGGTCAAGAAGATGCGCCTTCTCCTCCTCATACAGCTCGTTCACCGTCCGATCTCTTCCCGCTATTTTGTGACTGCCATAGGTCATGCATTGCCGGAGAATCTTCTCGTTGAGTTCTTCGAGGTTGGCCGCTTCCGGAATGGGAACCATGTAATTGCGCCGCGCAAAGCCCACTATCCCCTCAACGCCGCCCTTCTCATGACCACTGTCGGGATTACAGAAACGGGCTTCAAAACTGTAATATGCCTTGAATTTACCGAATGACTCCTGCTCTATGCGATCCTTCCCGCGCAATATCTTCTGGATTGCCGCCGTAAGGTTATCGTAGATCAAAACCGGGAAAACCCCTCCAAAAAAAGCAAAGGAACGAATGTGTCCATCGAAAAACGCCTGCTGCCTCTCACAGGAATAAAAGCGTACAAAGTGCTTTCCGGAATACTTGCTCCTCATGCAGAAAAACTTCAAAGGGGTCTCTTCTCCGTCAAGAATGGCAATCGCCCCGCCCCAATCCACTTCCGCTTCGTAACCTGCCTCCGGGTCGCACGGTATGAAAGCGCAAGGCGTGGCAAGCCCCAAAGCCAGCTTCGCAAA contains:
- the istA gene encoding IS21 family transposase, with the protein product MDQYEMIRTGCRVYGENISEMSRITGHSRNTIKKAIRGEPWGYKERAHQPFPALEKYLKIIDGWLTDDKDSPKKQRHTARRVYNRLVEEHGYKGSEPTVRRYVRFAKLALGLATPCAFIPCDPEAGYEAEVDWGGAIAILDGEETPLKFFCMRSKYSGKHFVRFYSCERQQAFFDGHIRSFAFFGGVFPVLIYDNLTAAIQKILRGKDRIEQESFGKFKAYYSFEARFCNPDSGHEKGGVEGIVGFARRNYMVPIPEAANLEELNEKILRQCMTYGSHKIAGRDRTVNELYEEEKAHLLDLPGVAFSNVQIAAGGRVDKYATVIVDKNRYSVPSRYAGFKVKVLLYVDRVEIFIGTKKLAVHERVFGNNKWILNPDHYLELIQQRPMAFNSARPIRQWRKSWPQVLNTLLERFCIAQGETKGIKDFIAVLMFYRNYAVGEIEAAVELAIENNISSSDGVRHLLVYTGCADTAVAPLASWPSLPPPDIAIYVSFRQACVAEKKFRAADKRQTFSLPSGVRSQRVFDLTPIFAE